One window from the genome of Epinephelus moara isolate mb chromosome 5, YSFRI_EMoa_1.0, whole genome shotgun sequence encodes:
- the pcyt2 gene encoding ethanolamine-phosphate cytidylyltransferase, producing MIKNGHHATDDQRDDDGCRKPGGSVCSPEKRKRVVRLWCDGCYDMVHYGHSNQLRQAKAMGDYLIVGVHTDAEISKHKGPPVFTQEERYKMVRAIKWVDEIVEGAPYVTTLETLDKYNCDFCVHGDDITLTVDGKDTYAEVKREGRYRECRRTQGVSTTDLVGRMLLMTKAHHSNLDNPDYQQHTDNFGKGPKGHSPWTGVSQFLQTSQKIIQFASGTEPQPGDTIIYVAGAFDLFHIGHVDFLEMVYKQAEKPYVIVGLHFDQEVNRYKGKNYPIMNIHERTLSVLACRYVSEVVIGAPYAVGKDLLDHFKVDLVCHGKTEVFPDKDASDPYAEPKKRGIFRTIDSGNNLTTDDIVQRIIANRLQFEARNQKKEAKEMAVIEAMKKREQQEQPEGAAQAAH from the exons ATGATCAAAAACGGTCACCACGCCACCGACGACCAGCGGGATGACGACGGTTGCAGAAAGCCGGGTGGTTCAGTGTGTAGCCCGGAGAAAAGGAAGCGGGTCGTCCGGTTGTGGTGTGACGGCTG TTATGATATGGTGCACTACGGTCACTCCAACCAGCTGCGTCAGGCCAAAGCCATGGGAGATTACCTCATAGTCGGAGTGCATACAGATG CTGAGATTTCCAAGCACAAGGGTCCTCCAGTCTTCACTCAGGAAGAACGCTACAAGATGGTACGCGCCATCAAGTGGGTGGATGAGATCGTAGAGGGAGCGCCTTACGTCACCACCCTGGAGACTCTGGACAAGTACAACTGTGACTTCTGTGTGCATGGAG ATGACATCACGCTGACGGTGGATGGTAAGGACACATATGCAGAGGTGAAGCGTGAAGGCCGTTACCGGGAATGTAGACGCACACAGGGCGTCTCGACCACTGACCTAGTGGGAAGGATGCTGCTGATGACCAAAGCCCATCACAGTAACTTG GATAACCCAGATTACCAGCAGCACACAGACAACTTTGGAAAA GGTCCTAAAGGCCACAGTCCGTGGACAGGAGTCTCACAGTTCCTCCAGACGTCCCAGAAGATCATCCAGTTTGCCTCAGGAACAGAGCCTCAGCCCGGAGACACCATCATCTATGTGGCCGGGGCGTTTGACCTCTTCC ACATCGGCCATGTTGACTTCTTAGAGATGGTCTATAAGCAGGCGGAGAAGCCCTACGTCATCGTGGGTCTTCACTTTGACCAG GAAGTGAATCGGTACAAGGGGAAGAACTATCCGATCATGAACATCCACGAGAGGACACTGAGTGTCCTGGCCTGTCGg TATGTGTCAGAGGTGGTGATTGGTGCTCCCTACGCAGTTGGCAAAGACCTGCTCGATCATTTTAAG GTTGACCTGGTGTGCCACGGCAAGACAGAGGTGTTTCCAGACAAGGATGCGTCAGACCCCTACGCT GAGCCCAAGAAGAGGGGGATATTCAGGACAATCGATAGTGGGAACAATCTCACTACTGATGACATTGTCCAGAGGATCATTGCAAACAG GCTGCAGTTTGAAGCCAGGAACCAGAAGAAGGAGGCCAAGGAGATGGCAGTGATCGAGGCGatgaaaaagagagagcagcaggagcagcccGAAGGTGCAGCCCAGGCCGCTCACTAG